In one window of Cydia fagiglandana chromosome 1, ilCydFagi1.1, whole genome shotgun sequence DNA:
- the LOC134666851 gene encoding pseudouridine-5'-phosphatase-like: MFQPVSHVLFDMDGLILNTEELYTRGFEKVATRYGKKFTFELKCQIMGQQSREFAASIIQGLDLPLTVDEFLDETRAIFSELFPDCKIMPGVEKLVRHLHKNKIPMGLATSSSKESYDLKTQKHHAFFDLLPYKTWGSSDPEVKLGKPHPDIFLMAANRFPDKPGPEKCLVFEDSLNGVRAARAAGMQVVMVPDPLLNRALARDAGATLTLDSMEDFRPELFSLPPYND, encoded by the exons ATGTTTCAACCTGTGAGCCATGTTTTATTTGACATGGATGGACTTATATTGA aCACAGAAGAATTATACACGAGAGGGTTTGAAAAAGTAGCAACTCGGTATGGAAAAAAGTTCACCTTTGAGCTGAAGTGCCAGATAATGGGCCAACAGAGCAGGGAATTCGCAGCATCCATCATTCAGGGGCTCGACTTACCACTAACTGTAGATGAGTTCTTGGACGAGACACGGGCTATATTTAGTGAACTGTTCCCTGACTGTAAGATAATGCCTG GAGTAGAAAAACTCGTTCGtcatttacacaaaaataaaatacccaTGGGATTGGCTACAAGTAGTAGCAAAGAATCATACGATCTAAAAACGCAAAAGCATCATGCTTTCTTTGATTTGCTGCCGTACAAAACATGGGGTTCGTCCGATCCCGAAGTAAAGTTGGGCAAACCACATCCGGATATATTTTTAATGGCAGCAAATAGGTTTCCTGATAAGCCTGGACCAGAAAAG TGCCTAGTGTTTGAGGACTCCCTGAACGGCGTGAGAGCAGCGCGCGCGGCCGGCATGCAGGTGGTGATGGTGCCCGACCCACTTCTGAATCGAGCGCTGGCCAGAGACGCTGGCGCCACCCTTACACTCGACTCCATGGAGGACTTTAGACCTGAACTATTTAGTTTGCCACCATACAATGACTAG
- the LOC134667537 gene encoding pseudouridine-5'-phosphatase-like has product MAFKKVSHVLFDLDGLLIDSEILYTQAFTTVCAKFGKEFTWELKSSLLGFQGHECAEKIITTLELPLSVQEFIKLCQKEYEVLFPKVQFMPGAQRLVEHLHSKGIPIALATSSAQDSVDLKMRNYPEFVGLFHHLTMGSTDPEVTKGKPDPAIFLVCASRFPDKPKPEDCLVFEDAVNGVKAANAANMQVVAVPDPRIDPALLSTATLVLNSLEEFKPELFGLPAFD; this is encoded by the exons ATGGCGTTCAAGAAAGTATCGCATGTGTTGTTTGATTTAGATGGTCTGCTAATTG ATTCTGAAATTTTGTACACGCAAGCATTTACCACTGTTTGCGCTAAATTTGGCAAAGAATTCACGTGGGAACTGAAGTCGAGCCTGCTGGGCTTCCAAGGCCACGAATGTGCGGAGAAAATAATTACAACTCTGGAGCTACCACTTTCTGTGCAAGAGTTCATTAAATTATGTCAAAAGGAATACGAGGTACTGTTCCCCAAAGTCCAGTTCATGCCAG gtgCACAAAGACTAGTAGAGCACTTACACTCCAAGGGTATTCCTATAGCACTGGCCACTAGCTCTGCTCAAGACAGTGTGGACCTGAAAATGAGAAACTATCCAGAGTTTGTGGGTCTATTTCACCACCTCACCATGGGCTCAACGGACCCTGAAGTTACCAAGGGCAAGCCGGACCCAGCCATTTTCTTAGTGTGTGCCTCCAGGTTTCCTGATAAACCTAAACCGGAAGAT TGTCTTGTATTTGAAGATGCAGTTAATGGAGTAAAGGCGGCAAATGCAGCAAATATGCAAGTAGTAGCAGTACCTGATCCTCGCATAGACCCCGCCTTATTAAGTACTGCCACTTTAGTCTTGAATTCATTAGAAGAATTTAAGCCAGAGCTATTTGGTCTTCCAGCTTTTGATTAA
- the LOC134666830 gene encoding myosin-9-like: MEGPGMSLFQGAASIHINNSAQDRLEEQEEIEDQKRRNEELKHKLANAFDDLQDDDEASSVNSSGNFTLDAQTNGGNGHPNHPRTGLPPSYVDSLNHLKELQHTRDSPNIHETPKNRHTPIQHHEDPVKLPFSPYGAGDGQNHYYQQEYRGHLNGINNIDAKQEYMNNEKLKVMYEMREKECQQLAAQMEKLDTEIDSLRARLAAAVNDRDKSELSLQEAHHLLASSKHKMIELEQQVVSLTEKLVLSEQEKEQMQMELRAANVSLQEVQQRLHTFQVAHTHDTDALFREQQDRHREEVDRLHADLTKAKSRLEEKASEIKILEKRCLEKDKEKEELLIDKGATINRLASELEAAQSRLVNGETARLKEKVAQLSSERNVAREQVKELGSKLEVTAHELVLCRNKLAASQKEYDSWRTALHQILVDSLPENTYLGEPPSPGKLSTLKDALSRYKQQIHKVSALQEEIAKRDKKLEQHRKQESEMRAKIEEQKGIELQLSSRVAVLQSQLESLGSGDHKLGERLQADLDHVRAQLRDMELKYTELELEHDKVKESRGGRASLAAAANADLLRELERCSAQLRAALADNTELKTLYLQACSTRDSASRELKDVQSRIQQERDLYKSQEKEYVERIEKERQQLEKLTAELTSSKEELERANKRISELQKEFTDKQKEFTDKLNKYLEDEKSAMRKEMEPCAQCEKNLMQIRQLNEQLSKCSVKLATQESNEALMQELKGKAEFFQQYILERFNKLRDQRSVATNTDPSDHPIEHLVQTCDDAIATKTALMMKEKAIRDQIAEKFTLEMKTAEMNCARRLKEMENEQIATVTKLKELLERKMQEVETLKQFILTERAKVSQILESKENEISVLIKEHNAIQAECEKTRDILNEWKIKAEKYEKKIQRLELLKQEKEELEHSHSSCEKELRNVKSKMNSLQRKVATSEQSYESLQAEHRTLLEKYKNAKKSILTHREYISKKDAHLNNEFNRIQDEYRKIFVKMQSQITYLSNRRVQEEKTNGRPATPTNNYEFVEKINKLTRELADLTQSTAAMTSNYPDVN, from the exons ATGGAAGGTCCGGGTATGAGTCTGTTCCAAGGAGCCGCCAGCATTCACATTAACAACAGTGCTCAGGACAGGCTTGAGGAACAGGAGGAGATCGAAGACCAGAAACGACGGAATGAGGAG CTAAAACATAAACTAGCAAATGCTTTTGACGATCTTCAAGATGATGACGAAGCGAGTTCAGTGAATAGCAGCGGTAACTTTACCTTGGATGCTCAAACTAATGGAGGAAACG GACATCCTAATCATCCTAGGACTGGATTGCCTCCGAGTTATGTGGATTCTCTTAATCACCTTAAAGAACTGCAGCACACTAGGGACTCGCCTAATATCCATGAAACCCCAAAAAATAGGCATACTCCAATTCAGCACCATGAAGACCCAGTGAAACTCCCGTTTAGCCCCTATGGGGCAGGTGATGGGCAAAACCATTATTATCAACAGGAATATAGGG GACATTTGAATGGAATAAACAATATTGATGCAAAACAGGAGTACATGAATAACGAAAAACTTAAGGTGATGTATGAG ATGCGGGAAAAAGAATGTCAACAGTTAGCGGCACAGATGGAAAAGCTTGATACAGAAATTGACAGTCTCCGTGCCAGACTTGCAGCTGCCGTCAATGATAGGGACAAGTCAGAGCTGTCACTGCAAGAAGCACACCATTTACTAG CTTCCAGTAAACACAAAATGATAGAACTAGAACAACAAGTGGTGAGCCTCACTGAGAAACTGGTGCTCAGCGAGCAGGAGAAGGAGCAAATGCAGATGGAACTGCGCGCCGCCAACGTCAGCCTGCAGGAGGTGCAGCAGCGGTTACACACTTTCCAG GTTGCTCACACACACGACACTGATGCACTGTTTAGAGAACAGCAGGACAG ACATAGAGAGGAAGTTGATAGACTGCACGCAGATTTAACAAAGGCTAAAAGCAGATTGGAAGAGAAA GCAagtgaaataaaaatacttgaaAAGCGGTGCTTAGAAAAAGACAAAGAGAAAGAGGAACTCTTGATTGATAAAGGGGCAACTATCAATAGATTAGCGAGTGAACTAGAGGCGGCGCAAAGTCGACTGGTGAACGGCGAGACCGCGCGGCTAAAGGAGAAGGTGGCGCAGTTGTCCAGTGAGAGGAATGTTGCCAGGGAACAAGTCAAAGAATTAGGG TCTAAACTGGAGGTGACGGCGCACGAGCTGGTACTCTGCCGGAATAAGCTGGCCGCCAGCCAGAAGGAGTACGACAGCTGGCGCACCGCGCTACATCAGATCCTCGTGGACTCTCTCCCAGAAAATACTTATCTAG GTGAACCTCCGTCGCCTGGTAAATTATCGACACTAAAAGATGCTCTAAGTAGATACAAACAACAGATTCATAAGGTTTCGGCGTTACAAGAAGAAATTGCTAAAAG GGACAAAAAACTGGAACAGCACCGAAAGCAAGAATCCGAGATGCGAGCCAAAATAGAAGAGCAGAAAGGCATCGAGTTGCAGCTGAGCTCTCGCGTGGCCGTGCTGCAGAGCCAGCTGGAGTCGCTCGGCTCCGGCGACCACAAGCTCGGCGAGCGGCTGCAGGCCGACCTCGACCACGTGCGCGCGCAGCTCAGAGAT ATGGAGCTGAAGTACACGGAGCTGGAGCTCGAGCACGACAAGGTGAAGGAGTCCCGCGGCGGGCGCGCGTCGCTGGCCGCGGCCGCCAACGCCGACCTGCTGCGCGAGCTGGAGCGCTGCTCCGCGCAGCTGCGCGCCGCCCTAGCCGATAACACCGAGCTCAAGACTCTCTACCTGCAG GCTTGCAGTACGCGAGATAGCGCGTCAAGAGAGCTAAAAGACGTCCAATCTAGAATACAACAAGAGCGGGATCTATACAAGTCACAAGAGAAAGAATACGTGGAGAGGATAGAGAAGGAAAGGCAGCAGTTGGAGAAGCTGACCGCGGAGCTGACCAGCTCCAAAGAGGAGCTGGAGCGCGCCAACAAGCGGATATCGGAGCTGCAGAAGGAGTTCACCGACAAACAGAAGGAGTTTACTGACAAACTCAACAAATATCTTGAAG atgaAAAAAGTGCAATGCGGAAAGAAATGGAACCTTGTGCGCAATGTGAGAAAAATTTAATGCAAATTCGGCAGCTAAATGAACAGCTTAGCAAATGCAGTGTTAAATTAG ctACTCAAGAGAGCAACGAAGCTCTGATGCAGGAGTTAAAAGGCAAAGCTGAGTTCTTCCAGCAATACATCCTCGAGCGGTTCAACAAACTGCGCGACCAACGCTCCGTCGCCACCAACACCGACCCCTCCGACCATCCCATCGAGCACTTGGTGCAGACCTGCGACGACGCCATAGCGACCAAG acTGCTCTCATGATGAAAGAAAAAGCCATACGAGATCAAATAGCAGAAAAGTTCACTCTGGAGATGAAAACAGCAGAAATGAACTGCGCGCGGCGGCTGAAGGAAATGGAAAACGAACAAATAGCCACCGTCACAAAGCTGAAGGAGCTGTTAGAGCGGAAAATGCAGGAAGTAGAGACCCTCAAACAGTTCATATTGACAGAAAGAGCCAAGGTGTCGCAGATACTCGAGTCGAAAGAGAACGAGATATCCGTGTTGATAAAGGAACATAATGCGATACAAGCAGAATGTGAAAAAACTAGGGACATCCTCAATGAGTGGAAAATCAAGGCTGAGAAATACGAGAAAAAGATACAGCGGTTAGAATTACTTAAACAAGAAAAAGAGGAGTTGGAACACAGTCACAGTTCTTGTGAAAAGGAATTGAGAAATGTgaaaagtaaaatgaatagtTTACAAAGAAAAGTAGCTACTTCAGAACAGAGTTACGAAAGCTTGCAGGCTGAGCATCGGACCTTGTTGGAGAAgtacaaaaatgcaaaaaaatctatattgaCACATAGG GAGTATATATCTAAAAAAGACGCCCATCTTAACAACGAATTTAACAGAATTCAAGATGagtacagaaaaatcttcgtgAAAATGCAAAGTCAGATAACCTATCTTTCCAACCGTCGGGTACAGGAGGAAAAAACAAATGGAAGACCCGCTACGCCCACGAATAACTATGAG tttgtagaaaaaataaataagttgacCAGGGAGTTGGCAGATCTCACTCAGTCTACAGCTGCGATGACCAGTAACTATCCAGATGTCAACTAA
- the LOC134666840 gene encoding pseudouridine-5'-phosphatase-like: MVQKQFVIRRFYCYLIINMGAFNAVTHVLFDMDGLILNTEDLYTVAFQNIVSKFGKNYTYDLKISLMGSQMHETADMIIKALDLPMTRDEFIEASKKEFATLFPDTEVLPGVRRLIEHLHKNNIPIGLATSSSIESYELKTTKRHQQLFSLFPYKTFGSSDPEVKKGKPYPDIFLVAASRFPDKPAPEQCLVFEDAINGVKAARAAGMQVVMVPDPKLDRSYTKEATLVLNSMEEFKPELFGLPPFSN; the protein is encoded by the exons ATGGTGCAAAAACAATTTGTTATACGaagattttattgttatttgatAATTAATATGGGTGCCTTTAATGCGGTAACACATGTCCTTTTTGACATGGATGGACTTATACTTA ATACTGAGGATTTATACACAGTTGCGTTTCAGAATATTGTGTCAAAGTTTGGTAAAAATTATACCTACGATTTGAAAATAAGCCTGATGGGTTCACAAATGCACGAAACTGCTGATATGATTATTAAAGCATTAGATTTGCCAATGACTAGGGATGAATTTATAGAAGCAAGTAAAAAGGAATTTGCTACTTTGTTTCCGGATACTGAGGTTTTACCAG gtGTAAGAAGGTTAATTGAACATTTACATAAGAACAATATCCCTATTGGATTGGCGACCAGTTCAAGTATAGAAAGCTATGAACTGAAAACCACCAAGCGACACCAGCAACTGTTCTCACTGTTTCCCTACAAAACATTTGGCTCATCAGACCCAGAAGTTAAGAAAGGCAAACCCTATCCAGACATCTTTCTTGTAGCTGCGTCGAGGTTCCCTGATAAGCCAGCTCCAGAGCAG TGCTTAGTCTTTGAGGATGCAATTAATGGTGTCAAGGCAGCCCGAGCAGCTGGGATGCAAGTAGTTATGGTGCCAGATCCAAAACTTGACAGAAGTTATACCAAAGAAGCCACCCTTGTATTAAACAGCATGGAAGAATTCAAGCCTGAACTCTTTGGCTTACCACCTTTTAGCAATTAA